In Anaerobacillus isosaccharinicus, one genomic interval encodes:
- a CDS encoding DHH family phosphoesterase, giving the protein MYRLYTHNDLDGVGCGIVAKLAFDGNVEIRYNSVMGLDFQVSRFLEKPKKGDNVFITDLSVNEKNEKDLNDYVKSGGKVQLIDHHKTALHFNNYSWGIVTVQYDDGRLASATSLFYEHLKEKGLLKPTKSIEEFVELVRQYDTWEWDQNGNTEAKRLNDLFFMLSIDDFEERMVERLKKNEPFKFDDFEEKMLALEDEKIQRYVRKKKRELVQSFVGEYCVGIVHAESYHSELGNELGKENPHLDYIAIVSVGGKRMSLRTIHDHIDVSEIAGNYGGGGHAKASGCSLTADAYELFVAEPFKIDPMRADAFRNQYNLKDSVNGSLYENREEDQFYLYASEEERWIVEFNGSPIDVNFATFHEAENYIKRNYSAWLVRDEIYVQFLMENVIELKLYAREQGDVAPYLLTNEEKDNQLFSH; this is encoded by the coding sequence ATGTATCGACTATATACGCATAACGATTTAGATGGAGTAGGCTGTGGAATTGTGGCAAAGCTTGCTTTTGATGGTAATGTCGAAATTCGCTATAACTCAGTTATGGGTTTAGATTTTCAAGTATCCCGCTTTTTAGAAAAACCTAAAAAAGGGGATAATGTATTTATTACCGACCTATCTGTTAATGAAAAAAATGAAAAAGACTTGAATGACTATGTAAAAAGTGGTGGTAAGGTTCAGTTAATTGATCATCATAAAACGGCTCTGCATTTTAATAACTATAGCTGGGGGATAGTAACAGTTCAATATGATGATGGGCGTTTAGCTTCAGCAACGAGCTTGTTTTATGAACATCTGAAAGAGAAAGGACTACTTAAGCCGACGAAATCGATTGAAGAATTTGTTGAGCTAGTCCGTCAATATGATACGTGGGAATGGGATCAAAATGGGAATACAGAGGCAAAACGACTAAATGATCTGTTTTTTATGCTTTCCATTGATGACTTTGAAGAACGAATGGTTGAGCGCCTAAAGAAAAATGAACCATTTAAATTCGATGATTTTGAAGAAAAGATGTTAGCGTTGGAAGATGAGAAAATTCAACGATATGTTCGTAAAAAGAAAAGAGAATTAGTTCAATCGTTTGTTGGTGAGTATTGTGTTGGGATCGTTCATGCTGAATCTTATCATTCAGAGCTAGGTAATGAGCTAGGAAAAGAAAATCCACATCTAGATTATATAGCCATTGTAAGTGTCGGTGGCAAACGAATGAGCTTAAGGACCATTCATGACCACATTGATGTTTCTGAAATTGCTGGAAACTACGGTGGTGGTGGACATGCAAAAGCTTCCGGGTGCTCATTAACAGCTGATGCTTATGAGCTTTTTGTGGCGGAGCCATTTAAAATAGATCCAATGCGAGCAGATGCGTTCCGAAATCAATATAACTTGAAAGACTCAGTAAATGGTTCCCTCTATGAAAATCGAGAAGAAGATCAATTTTATCTTTATGCTTCAGAAGAAGAAAGATGGATTGTTGAATTTAATGGTTCCCCCATTGATGTCAATTTCGCTACATTTCATGAAGCTGAGAATTACATTAAACGAAATTATTCTGCTTGGCTGGTCAGAGATGAGATATATGTCCAATTTTTAATGGAGAACGTCATTGAGCTAAAGCTCTATGCAAGAGAGCAAGGGGATGTAGCCCCGTATCTTCTTACAAATGAAGAAAAAGACAATCAGCTGTTTTCACATTAA
- a CDS encoding stalk domain-containing protein: MKYIRRKTLAFVMIFTLMFVVTVPTFTDAKSDSILYVALGDSLTVGLEPQQLLDPEAKVYGFVDRVYEQSLFYNKTTVKNYGVNGLTSSGLKNIIVTMDNGTTPKKSDIQNNLRDPWIDPLLKSMSLLKEDIKHADLITISIGGNDFGARTYIDIRDLDDQELQLFLTEKIAEYLINIEETLGIIYNLNPDVTIVIADQYNPFPRINRDMYNKLTLLSTTFTKVLEELVKKYKKENYELLLAPVAKDFINREVLYTHILRADIHPNQRGYEAMAKTISETLWGVYHEAPLSDKPITIIVKGKELQIPFPPVILNGSTFVPIREYAETLGAEVSWNGATQSAIVNLNDEVISFKVGKNFITIGDEIVKLNDQIQMLNGKVYVPLRAIAEGLKFDVIYIKETKRAFIN, from the coding sequence ATGAAATATATTAGACGAAAAACACTGGCATTCGTCATGATATTTACGTTAATGTTTGTTGTAACAGTTCCTACTTTTACAGATGCGAAGAGTGATTCCATTCTCTATGTAGCCTTAGGTGATTCGTTAACTGTTGGCTTGGAACCACAACAACTTCTTGACCCAGAGGCCAAAGTGTATGGATTTGTAGATCGAGTTTATGAGCAATCACTTTTTTACAATAAGACTACTGTAAAAAATTATGGTGTGAATGGCTTAACAAGTTCAGGGTTAAAAAATATCATAGTGACCATGGACAATGGTACAACACCAAAGAAATCAGATATTCAAAACAACTTACGGGACCCTTGGATTGACCCTTTACTTAAAAGTATGTCATTGCTAAAGGAAGATATTAAGCATGCAGACTTGATTACGATTTCCATTGGTGGAAATGACTTTGGGGCACGAACATATATCGATATTCGTGATCTTGATGATCAGGAACTTCAACTTTTTTTAACAGAAAAAATCGCTGAGTATCTTATAAATATCGAAGAAACACTTGGTATTATATATAATTTAAATCCTGATGTTACGATTGTCATTGCTGATCAATACAATCCATTTCCAAGGATTAATCGTGACATGTATAATAAGTTAACATTGTTAAGTACAACTTTTACGAAGGTGCTAGAAGAGTTAGTCAAGAAATATAAGAAAGAGAATTATGAACTTCTTTTAGCTCCAGTTGCCAAAGACTTTATTAATCGTGAAGTTTTGTATACTCATATTTTACGAGCCGATATTCACCCAAACCAAAGAGGCTATGAGGCGATGGCAAAAACGATTTCTGAAACATTATGGGGAGTTTATCACGAAGCGCCATTGAGTGATAAGCCTATTACGATTATCGTGAAAGGAAAAGAACTACAAATTCCATTTCCACCAGTCATTTTAAACGGTAGCACATTCGTTCCAATCCGCGAATACGCAGAAACTCTTGGAGCAGAGGTTAGTTGGAACGGTGCGACGCAAAGTGCAATTGTTAATTTGAACGATGAGGTAATTTCGTTTAAAGTAGGTAAGAATTTCATTACAATTGGAGACGAGATAGTAAAACTAAATGATCAAATTCAGATGCTTAATGGGAAAGTGTATGTTCCATTACGTGCCATTGCGGAAGGTTTAAAATTTGATGTGATCTATATTAAAGAAACGAAACGTGCGTTCATTAACTAA
- a CDS encoding GGDEF domain-containing protein yields MKHVGRRISLILSLVVLLVAIVYVDITKSSFLLLLCINQIVFLFVGIRYDQTKTKAERDHLTNLYNRVFISERLPKLLKKKSNLAVCIVDIDCFKSINDSHGHHVGDDVIKRIAYILESETRKADFVVRWGGDEFLIIAPNLNNEFLISLNGRINRRLELISQQYGFPICVSMGIATCAGDRDIEAMIQLADENMYSRKREKQNRLNPHYL; encoded by the coding sequence ATGAAACACGTAGGTAGAAGAATATCTTTAATTTTAAGCTTAGTTGTATTGCTTGTTGCCATTGTTTATGTAGATATAACGAAAAGCTCATTTCTGTTGTTATTATGCATCAATCAAATCGTTTTTTTATTCGTTGGGATCCGTTACGATCAAACAAAAACAAAGGCAGAGCGGGATCATCTAACAAATTTATATAACCGTGTCTTTATCTCAGAGAGACTACCTAAGCTGTTAAAGAAAAAGTCTAATTTAGCTGTCTGTATTGTTGATATTGATTGTTTTAAATCCATTAATGATAGCCATGGTCACCATGTGGGTGATGATGTCATAAAACGAATTGCCTACATATTAGAATCCGAAACTCGTAAAGCAGATTTTGTTGTACGTTGGGGCGGAGATGAGTTTTTAATAATTGCACCAAATCTAAATAACGAATTTCTAATTTCATTAAACGGTCGTATCAATCGTAGACTTGAATTGATTTCACAACAATATGGTTTTCCAATCTGTGTTTCTATGGGAATCGCTACTTGTGCAGGTGACAGAGATATTGAAGCGATGATCCAACTAGCAGATGAAAATATGTACAGTCGAAAGCGAGAAAAGCAAAACCGCTTAAATCCACATTACCTATAA
- a CDS encoding DDE-type integrase/transposase/recombinase, whose translation MLPQIITYLLTFINYQEQVIRTLLTLLIGKSMFDKPTEAPVNKPYRKLQVDDLPIIEVPQKLDFRLLLSEHLETKGKPLKPVQRRSKSTPVPLSMKCPTCGAPADYLYANNGAKGQYQCKVCSCLFSEKNRYLKEAILKCPHCSKTLEKVKERKDFHVYKCKNDACSYYQQKRNAMTQKEKNRFKEDPQAFKLRYIYRQFHIDFQPLAKHSPKRPRVDLSRIYVSPHTLGLILTYHVNYGLSARKTAALMKDVHGVSISHQSILNYENSVALWLKPYIDHYPYELSDQFCGDETYIRVNGRWHYLFFFFDAVKKVILSYPVSPNRDTATAIKAIDEVLLKLRKIPENLTFVVDGNPIYLLAQHFFAQHQIPFEVIQVIGLTNEDEVSKEYRPLKQIIERLNRTFKGNYRSTHGFGSEHGSVSFVTLFVAYFNFLRPHSALEGKVPVTLPELDKLPNMPARWTTLIGLAQDWISKQTA comes from the coding sequence TTGTTACCTCAAATTATAACCTATTTACTTACTTTTATAAACTACCAAGAACAAGTCATTCGAACATTGCTTACCCTACTAATCGGGAAAAGCATGTTTGATAAACCGACTGAAGCTCCAGTTAATAAACCTTATCGCAAGCTTCAAGTTGATGATCTACCGATCATTGAAGTTCCCCAAAAACTAGATTTTAGACTTTTATTATCTGAACACCTGGAGACTAAGGGGAAGCCTCTCAAACCAGTACAAAGACGATCGAAGTCAACACCCGTTCCTTTATCAATGAAATGTCCTACGTGTGGTGCTCCAGCAGATTACTTGTATGCGAACAATGGAGCGAAAGGACAATATCAATGTAAGGTGTGTTCGTGCCTTTTCAGTGAGAAAAACCGTTATCTCAAGGAAGCAATCCTGAAATGCCCTCACTGTTCAAAAACACTCGAAAAAGTGAAGGAAAGAAAAGACTTCCATGTGTACAAGTGTAAAAACGACGCTTGTTCTTATTACCAACAGAAACGTAATGCGATGACTCAAAAAGAGAAAAATCGGTTCAAAGAAGATCCTCAAGCCTTTAAACTTCGCTATATTTACCGCCAGTTTCACATTGATTTTCAACCATTAGCGAAGCATTCACCAAAGAGACCGAGAGTTGATCTATCAAGAATTTATGTGTCTCCACATACGCTTGGACTGATTTTGACTTATCACGTCAATTATGGACTTTCAGCCCGTAAAACAGCAGCGTTGATGAAAGATGTACATGGTGTATCAATTTCTCATCAAAGCATTTTAAATTACGAAAATAGTGTGGCATTGTGGTTGAAACCTTATATTGATCACTATCCTTACGAGCTTTCAGATCAATTCTGTGGTGACGAAACATACATCCGCGTAAATGGCCGTTGGCATTACCTGTTTTTCTTTTTTGATGCCGTGAAGAAAGTCATTCTCTCTTATCCTGTGTCACCCAATCGAGATACAGCTACGGCTATTAAAGCGATAGACGAAGTGTTGTTAAAGCTTAGGAAAATCCCAGAAAACCTAACTTTCGTTGTCGATGGCAATCCCATTTACTTATTAGCACAACACTTTTTTGCCCAGCATCAAATCCCGTTTGAGGTGATTCAGGTAATTGGCTTAACCAACGAAGACGAGGTATCAAAGGAATATCGACCTCTCAAACAAATTATCGAGCGGCTAAATCGTACCTTTAAAGGAAACTATCGATCCACTCATGGTTTCGGGTCAGAACATGGTTCTGTTTCTTTTGTGACCTTGTTCGTTGCTTACTTTAACTTTCTAAGACCACATTCAGCTTTAGAAGGGAAAGTACCAGTAACGCTTCCTGAGCTAGATAAGCTTCCAAACATGCCTGCTAGATGGACAACTCTTATTGGTCTTGCCCAGGATTGGATAAGTAAGCAAACTGCCTAA
- a CDS encoding nuclear transport factor 2 family protein, with the protein MTNIAAPAQKQLDAYNSRNLDEFMECYSETCFVEDGAGNVLMENKEAMRKRYELLFAESPDLHCRLVSRIVLESYVLDEERVTGSRGSKEERHVVAVYKIENGLITHVRFLY; encoded by the coding sequence ATGACAAATATAGCTGCACCAGCACAAAAACAATTAGATGCTTATAATAGCAGAAATTTAGACGAATTTATGGAATGTTATTCTGAAACGTGCTTTGTTGAGGATGGTGCTGGGAATGTACTAATGGAAAATAAAGAAGCAATGCGAAAACGATACGAACTTCTTTTCGCCGAAAGCCCAGATCTTCATTGTCGCTTAGTTTCGAGAATTGTCCTTGAAAGCTATGTCCTTGATGAAGAGCGAGTAACTGGATCACGTGGTTCTAAGGAGGAAAGACATGTAGTAGCAGTTTATAAGATTGAAAATGGGTTAATCACGCATGTTAGGTTTTTATATTAA
- a CDS encoding DNA topoisomerase III has translation MKKVVLCEKPSVGRDIARVLNCPKKGDGYLEGQEYIVTWALGHLVTLADPETYDDKYKAWKLEDLPMLPSELKLVVIKKTGKQFQAVKTQLLRKDVGEVIIATDAGREGELVARWIIEKVKVKKPLKRLWISSVTDKAIKDGFKQLKSGKQYENLYHSAVARSEADWFVGINATRALTTKHNAQLSCGRVQTPTIAMIAKREEEIKQFKPKDFYGITAQTDSKLKLVWQDQKSNDLKTFDKGQSDELLKQIKNTKSAQVVAVEKTAKKSYAPQLYDLTELQRDANKAFGYSAKETLSIMQKLYEQHKILTYPRTDSRFISTDIVATLKDRVKACGIGPYSKIAAKILQSPIKANKSYVDDSKVSDHHAILPTDEFVNLAKLTDKERKIYDLVIKRFLAVLSPPFLYEQTKLKAKIGNETFIASGKIIQSLGWKEIYENRFEESDEDELKDQQLPNISKGDQLTISSITQTKGQTKPPVPLNEATLLSAMENPAKYMPSNDKELARMLGKTGGLGTVATRADIIEKLFSTFLIEKRGKDIFVTSKGKQLLDLAPEDLKSPALTAEWEMKLEAISNGQLNKDTFINEMKSYAKLVVNEIKNSKEKFKHDNLTGSKCPDCGKPMLEVNGKRGKMHVCQDRECGHKKTISQTTNARCPNCKKKLELRGQGEGQIFVCKCGHREKLSTFTERRNKEKNTKISKKDVSKYLNQQNKGKEEPFNNPFADALAKLKK, from the coding sequence ATGAAAAAAGTAGTTTTATGTGAAAAGCCCTCTGTTGGTAGAGATATTGCCCGAGTGCTTAACTGTCCGAAAAAGGGCGACGGTTACTTAGAAGGTCAGGAATATATTGTTACGTGGGCGTTAGGTCATTTAGTGACTTTAGCAGATCCTGAGACGTACGATGATAAATATAAAGCGTGGAAATTAGAAGATTTACCGATGTTACCAAGTGAATTAAAGCTTGTTGTTATAAAAAAAACAGGAAAGCAATTTCAAGCTGTGAAAACTCAGCTTCTCCGTAAAGATGTAGGGGAAGTCATTATTGCTACAGATGCTGGACGTGAAGGAGAGCTAGTAGCAAGATGGATTATCGAAAAAGTAAAGGTTAAAAAACCGTTGAAGCGTCTTTGGATCTCGTCTGTAACTGACAAAGCAATTAAAGATGGCTTTAAACAGTTGAAAAGTGGGAAGCAATACGAAAATTTATATCATTCAGCTGTTGCTAGATCGGAAGCTGATTGGTTTGTTGGGATTAATGCAACACGCGCGTTAACAACAAAGCATAATGCTCAGCTTTCTTGTGGCCGTGTTCAAACGCCGACGATTGCGATGATCGCCAAACGGGAAGAAGAAATTAAACAGTTTAAGCCGAAAGATTTTTACGGTATTACTGCACAAACAGACAGTAAACTAAAGCTTGTTTGGCAGGATCAAAAATCAAATGACCTAAAGACATTTGATAAAGGACAAAGTGATGAGCTTTTAAAACAGATAAAAAATACAAAGTCTGCTCAAGTGGTTGCTGTTGAAAAAACAGCGAAAAAAAGCTATGCACCACAATTATATGACCTAACAGAATTACAACGAGATGCCAATAAAGCCTTTGGTTATTCAGCAAAAGAGACGCTGTCGATTATGCAAAAGCTTTATGAGCAACATAAAATTCTAACATACCCGAGGACTGATTCTCGTTTTATTTCTACTGATATTGTAGCAACATTAAAAGATCGGGTAAAAGCTTGTGGAATTGGTCCATATTCGAAAATAGCGGCGAAAATTTTACAATCACCAATTAAAGCAAATAAGTCGTATGTAGATGATAGTAAAGTATCGGATCATCATGCAATCCTTCCCACTGATGAGTTTGTTAATCTTGCGAAACTTACCGATAAAGAGAGAAAGATCTATGACTTAGTGATTAAACGATTTTTGGCTGTTCTTTCACCACCGTTTTTATATGAGCAAACAAAACTAAAGGCTAAGATTGGGAATGAAACTTTCATAGCTAGCGGAAAAATCATTCAATCACTTGGTTGGAAAGAAATCTATGAAAATCGCTTTGAGGAATCAGATGAAGATGAGCTAAAGGATCAGCAGTTACCTAATATTTCGAAAGGTGATCAGCTAACTATCTCTTCGATCACACAAACGAAGGGACAAACGAAGCCACCTGTACCACTTAACGAAGCCACATTACTGTCGGCGATGGAAAACCCAGCTAAATACATGCCTTCCAATGACAAAGAACTTGCCCGGATGTTAGGGAAAACAGGTGGACTTGGTACTGTTGCAACGAGAGCGGATATTATCGAGAAGTTATTCAGTACATTCTTGATTGAAAAAAGAGGCAAAGACATTTTCGTCACATCAAAAGGAAAGCAGCTTCTTGATCTTGCTCCTGAAGATTTAAAATCGCCAGCCTTAACAGCTGAATGGGAAATGAAGCTTGAGGCCATTTCTAACGGTCAACTAAATAAAGATACCTTTATTAATGAAATGAAAAGCTATGCAAAGCTAGTTGTTAATGAAATAAAAAATAGTAAAGAAAAGTTCAAGCATGACAACTTAACTGGAAGTAAATGTCCTGATTGTGGCAAGCCAATGCTTGAGGTTAATGGAAAACGTGGTAAAATGCATGTTTGCCAAGATCGTGAATGTGGACATAAAAAAACTATTTCACAGACAACGAATGCAAGATGCCCAAATTGTAAGAAGAAGCTTGAGCTTCGTGGTCAAGGCGAAGGGCAAATTTTTGTTTGTAAATGTGGACATCGTGAGAAGCTTTCAACATTTACAGAACGTAGAAATAAAGAGAAAAACACAAAAATTTCGAAAAAAGATGTCTCAAAATACTTAAACCAGCAAAATAAAGGTAAGGAAGAACCGTTTAATAACCCGTTTGCAGATGCACTTGCTAAGTTGAAGAAGTAG
- a CDS encoding transposase codes for MKPALIPHISYQNFVLDQLNTHYSGGILTLVQKDWTIISKLWITDLSFTTTWLHDSYSVKGPEPRDPASMLRSYLLCLLTSPTLSITEWVNQLHRVPLYTILSGFEPGDVPGVGTFYDFFRRLSGFEKANVKPFIKLKRKKKKKKKPKKGEKATPRNPGIIRKLVDRHLRNGSKQKQLPGDQLYAFFQSQFLEVSARLGLLGDPHSLGVVGDGTPVETARYPRSKPICDCSAQGLTNCTHPRRYSQPDIDSGWDSSRERYFNGYHLYMISTSDSQYDLPLYPRLHPASRHDSVSLVVGSIEFSQRYTLGTIDKILLDAAHDAEPIYELLDHHNVEPFIDLNVRTKKNFSTQSDIQISPLGVPICPIGMEMKPNGFDKSQNRQKWRCPLACGTKNTCSTPCSKAKYGRTFHTFKQDNLRLFTKTPRSSEKWKLIYKRRTSVERSNKREKVDYHLESGRHRSTKMWYVRLYSIMMCQHIDAWYSSQKETLNIQEIIFSKSA; via the coding sequence ATGAAACCTGCGCTAATACCACATATCTCATATCAAAACTTCGTTTTAGACCAATTAAATACTCATTACTCAGGCGGTATACTGACTCTCGTACAAAAAGATTGGACTATTATCTCGAAGTTATGGATCACGGATCTTTCGTTTACCACTACGTGGCTTCATGATTCATATTCAGTTAAAGGTCCTGAGCCACGTGATCCTGCTTCCATGCTTCGCTCTTATCTTTTGTGTTTATTGACAAGTCCGACCCTGAGTATTACAGAATGGGTGAACCAACTCCATCGTGTTCCTCTTTACACGATCCTTAGCGGCTTTGAACCTGGGGATGTTCCAGGTGTCGGTACTTTTTATGACTTCTTCAGACGGCTATCAGGTTTTGAGAAGGCTAATGTAAAACCTTTTATTAAGCTCAAACGAAAAAAGAAGAAGAAGAAAAAACCGAAAAAGGGTGAAAAAGCAACTCCTAGAAACCCTGGTATTATTAGAAAATTAGTGGATCGTCATTTACGCAATGGCTCAAAACAAAAACAATTGCCGGGAGATCAATTATACGCGTTTTTTCAATCTCAATTTCTTGAAGTTTCAGCGAGATTGGGTTTGCTTGGGGATCCCCATTCCCTTGGTGTTGTTGGAGATGGGACACCCGTGGAAACAGCGAGATACCCAAGAAGCAAACCTATTTGTGATTGTAGTGCCCAAGGACTAACGAATTGTACTCATCCTCGTCGATATTCTCAACCTGACATCGACTCAGGTTGGGATAGTTCAAGGGAGAGGTACTTCAACGGATATCATCTCTACATGATATCCACTAGCGATAGCCAATACGACTTGCCGCTATATCCACGGCTGCATCCTGCTTCCCGGCATGATTCAGTCAGCCTAGTGGTTGGTTCAATTGAATTTTCGCAACGGTACACCTTGGGCACAATTGATAAAATCCTTCTCGATGCCGCACATGATGCAGAACCGATTTACGAATTACTGGACCATCATAATGTGGAACCATTTATTGATCTTAATGTTCGAACAAAGAAAAACTTCAGTACGCAAAGTGATATTCAGATTTCTCCCCTAGGCGTTCCTATTTGTCCAATTGGAATGGAAATGAAACCCAATGGGTTTGACAAATCTCAAAACCGCCAAAAGTGGCGTTGTCCACTAGCTTGCGGAACAAAAAATACATGTTCCACTCCGTGTTCTAAAGCGAAGTATGGCCGGACATTTCATACGTTTAAGCAAGATAATCTTCGTCTGTTCACTAAAACACCGAGGTCTTCTGAAAAGTGGAAACTGATTTATAAACGAAGAACTTCAGTTGAACGTTCGAACAAAAGAGAAAAAGTCGACTATCACTTAGAATCTGGGCGTCATCGCTCTACAAAAATGTGGTATGTCCGCTTATATTCAATCATGATGTGTCAACACATAGATGCTTGGTACAGTAGTCAGAAAGAGACTTTGAACATCCAAGAAATCATCTTTTCTAAGAGCGCCTAG